From the genome of Bos taurus isolate L1 Dominette 01449 registration number 42190680 breed Hereford chromosome 2, ARS-UCD2.0, whole genome shotgun sequence, one region includes:
- the SYF2 gene encoding pre-mRNA-splicing factor SYF2 produces the protein MAAATLTEKVPVGGAEEQQPPAGAEELASQKREQRLRKFRELHLKRNEARKLNHQEVVEEDKRLKLPANWEAKKARLEWELQEEEKKKECAARGEDYEKVKLLEISAEDAERWERKKRRKNPDLGFSDYAAAQLRQYHRLTKQIKPDMETYERLREKHGEEFFPTSNSLLHGTHVPSTEEIDRMVLDLEKQIEKRDKYSRRRPYNDDADIDYINERNAKFNKKAERFYGKYTAEIKQNLERGTAV, from the exons ATGGCGGCTGCGACTCTTACCGAGAAG GTGCCGGTGGGTGGAGCAGAGGAGCAGCAGCCTCCCGCAGGAGCCGAGGAGCTGGCCTCCCAGAAGCGCGAACAGAGACTGCGCAAATTCCGGGAGCTGCACCTGAAGCGG AATGAAGCTCGTAAATTAAATCACCAGGAAGTTGTTGAAGAAGATAAAAGACTTAAGTTACCTGCAAATTGGGAAGCCAAAAAGGCTCGTTTGGAATGGGAActacaggaagaagaaaagaaaaag gAATGTGCAGCGAGAGGGGAAGACtatgagaaagtgaagttgctagaaatcagtgcagaagatgcagaaagatgggagagaaaaaagaggaggaaaaaccCCGACCTGGGATTTTCGG ATTATGCTGCTGCCCAGCTTCGCCAGTATCATCGGCTGACCAAACAGATCAAACCAGACATGGAAACATATGAGAGACTGAGAGAAAAGCA TGGAGAAGAGTTTTTCCCAACGTCCAACAGTCTTCTTCATGGGACACATGTGCCTTCCACAGAGGAAATCGACAGGATGGTCCTAGACCTGGAAAAACA AATTGAAAAACGAGACAAATACAGCCGGAGACGTCCTTATAATGATGATGCAGATATTGACTACATTAATGAAAGGAATGCTAAATTCAACAAGAAGGCAGAAAGATTCTATGGGAAATATACAGCTGAAATTAAGCAGAATTTGGAAAGAGGAACAGCCGTCTAA